One window from the genome of Candidatus Krumholzibacteriia bacterium encodes:
- a CDS encoding zinc-ribbon domain-containing protein yields MIIQCQSCAAKYFLPEERVPDQALKVRCPQCRGVFMLEPRPEPVSAGVAAPSKKKSQPAAAPAAPEMEAPAPAGRPATAKPSSRPSRGGRSPEDRAKRLARVLVSDILYYNRERRDEALEDGTLMTALGEEIKKSWELYKEKVGPEAAQSTNYFKEALNEILADGQEVF; encoded by the coding sequence ATGATCATTCAGTGCCAGAGCTGTGCGGCAAAGTACTTCCTGCCCGAGGAGAGGGTCCCGGACCAGGCGCTGAAGGTGCGCTGCCCGCAGTGCCGGGGTGTGTTCATGCTCGAGCCGCGCCCGGAGCCGGTTTCGGCCGGCGTGGCAGCCCCGTCAAAGAAGAAATCCCAACCCGCCGCCGCACCCGCCGCTCCCGAAATGGAAGCGCCGGCGCCGGCCGGCCGGCCCGCGACGGCCAAGCCATCATCGCGCCCGTCCCGCGGGGGACGAAGCCCCGAAGACCGGGCAAAGAGGTTGGCGCGCGTTCTCGTCTCAGATATTCTGTACTACAACCGCGAGCGCCGGGACGAAGCACTCGAGGACGGAACCCTGATGACAGCACTGGGCGAAGAGATCAAGAAGTCATGGGAACTCTACAAGGAAAAGGTCGGCCCGGAAGCTGCGCAGTCGACCAACTACTTCAAGGAAGCCTTGAACGAGATTCTGGCCGATGGCCAGGAAGTCTTCTGA
- a CDS encoding ATP-binding protein: MARKSSDSPAGAPPVLRAMKEKRAVFVVADEPAYLEQVFSLCTDAPAAAARFSSLDALLTALGEFERLPLAFVILVFRRGANLDIPALRRVRLEYPQLVMIAVLGECDQQSALRLQSIGVHGILLPPFERISLGREIATAVPNVPNFKRHPDLMRRASVRVDFLIPSDLTYVIGINYHISSLLKEFGYPPQDTRVNIPLACDEAITNAIVHGNGSDPDKRVGIQIYVSPNRFRMRVRDEGAGFKLEDVSNPTQGEALLRASGRGVYLMKNIMDSVEFKEGGRVVELEKRNGGNGNGGGHAS, translated from the coding sequence ATGGCCAGGAAGTCTTCTGATTCACCCGCCGGTGCTCCCCCGGTGCTGCGCGCCATGAAGGAAAAGCGCGCCGTCTTCGTGGTCGCCGACGAGCCTGCCTACCTGGAGCAGGTCTTCTCCCTGTGCACGGACGCTCCCGCCGCCGCCGCACGCTTCTCGTCTCTCGATGCGCTCCTGACCGCCCTCGGTGAGTTCGAGCGCCTGCCCCTCGCATTCGTCATCCTCGTCTTCCGCCGGGGCGCCAACCTGGACATTCCCGCGCTGCGGCGCGTGCGGCTGGAATACCCGCAGTTGGTGATGATCGCGGTGCTGGGCGAGTGCGACCAGCAGAGCGCGCTGCGCCTGCAGTCCATCGGGGTGCACGGCATCCTGCTGCCGCCCTTCGAGCGCATCAGCCTCGGGCGCGAGATCGCCACCGCGGTTCCCAACGTGCCCAACTTCAAGCGCCACCCGGACCTGATGCGGCGCGCGAGTGTCCGCGTCGACTTTCTCATCCCCAGCGACCTCACCTACGTGATCGGCATCAACTACCATATTTCGAGCCTGCTCAAGGAGTTCGGCTACCCGCCGCAGGACACGCGCGTCAACATACCGCTGGCGTGCGACGAAGCCATCACCAACGCCATCGTCCACGGCAACGGCTCCGACCCCGACAAGCGGGTGGGCATTCAGATCTACGTGAGTCCCAACCGGTTTCGAATGCGGGTGCGCGACGAGGGCGCCGGGTTCAAGCTGGAGGATGTCTCCAACCCGACGCAGGGCGAGGCGCTGCTGCGCGCCTCCGGCCGCGGCGTCTATCTCATGAAGAACATCATGGATTCGGTGGAATTCAAGGAAGGCGGGCGCGTGGTGGAACTGGAAAAGCGCAACGGCGGGAACGGCAACGGCGGCGGGCACGCCTCGTGA
- a CDS encoding MFS transporter, which yields MKSKRRDATLLLFGAVQLTALSADRLKQFSLIGMLGLLAPGSSVELLKLTLFMQVPILLLTPLAGTLIDRWHKPVTILIVSLARAVILLAVPAAFLRTGSIYTLYAAACLLSMFDLVFAPTRSALLPEIVPHERLLSANAVFWALGIGGTLAGFLVGGWLFDYHSWITSFYTDALLYVAAAVLMVPIVFAHRPALQAVRIPDDPVRSEFRLFTRSISDALNLLRQSRDIRASLVAQAGLFAVGGALSIVGIARIQEVSPPGKTLFLSQVGAAFIVGLILGSAIIGMFRNRVIADRTVSVGTLLCGVAIAGLGRAESLIPMGIWAVLLGGALSPVFIVTETLMQSQSPPQFTGRVFAAREALIKATYIATAIIATVINAFVSKTAILVGLGLFLALFGVILERTQWLKVEKS from the coding sequence ATGAAGTCGAAACGTCGTGATGCCACGCTCCTCCTCTTCGGCGCAGTCCAGCTGACCGCCCTGTCCGCGGACCGTCTCAAACAGTTCTCCCTGATCGGCATGCTGGGCCTGCTGGCGCCGGGTTCGAGCGTGGAGTTGCTCAAGCTCACCCTCTTCATGCAGGTGCCGATCCTGCTGCTGACGCCACTGGCCGGCACGCTGATCGACCGCTGGCACAAGCCGGTCACGATACTCATCGTATCGCTTGCCCGCGCCGTGATCCTGCTCGCGGTACCGGCCGCGTTCCTGCGTACCGGCTCGATCTACACGCTCTATGCGGCCGCATGCCTGCTCTCAATGTTCGACCTGGTGTTTGCGCCCACCCGATCCGCACTGTTGCCCGAGATCGTGCCGCACGAACGTTTGCTGTCGGCCAACGCGGTCTTCTGGGCCCTCGGCATCGGGGGTACGCTGGCGGGGTTCCTGGTGGGTGGCTGGTTGTTCGACTACCACTCGTGGATAACGAGCTTCTACACCGACGCACTCCTGTACGTGGCGGCGGCGGTGCTCATGGTTCCAATCGTGTTCGCACACCGTCCCGCGCTGCAGGCGGTTCGGATTCCAGACGATCCGGTGCGCAGCGAGTTCCGTCTCTTCACCCGGTCCATCTCGGACGCGCTAAACCTGCTGCGCCAGAGCCGCGATATCCGCGCCAGCCTGGTGGCCCAGGCCGGGTTGTTCGCGGTGGGCGGGGCGCTCAGCATCGTGGGCATCGCGCGCATCCAGGAGGTCTCGCCCCCCGGCAAGACCCTCTTCCTCTCCCAGGTGGGCGCCGCGTTCATCGTGGGTCTCATCCTGGGCTCGGCCATCATCGGGATGTTCCGAAACCGCGTCATCGCCGACCGGACCGTGTCCGTGGGCACACTCCTGTGCGGGGTCGCCATTGCCGGGCTGGGGCGGGCCGAATCGCTCATTCCCATGGGCATCTGGGCGGTGCTGCTGGGCGGCGCACTCTCCCCCGTGTTCATCGTCACCGAGACCCTCATGCAGAGCCAGAGCCCGCCCCAGTTTACCGGGCGTGTCTTTGCCGCGCGCGAGGCGCTCATAAAAGCCACCTATATAGCGACCGCCATCATCGCCACGGTGATCAACGCCTTCGTCTCCAAGACCGCCATCCTGGTGGGATTGGGCCTGTTTCTTGCACTGTTCGGCGTCATCCTCGAACGCACTCAATGGCTCAAGGTGGAGAAATCATGA
- a CDS encoding capsule assembly Wzi family protein — MRPAIRVVIAVAVVMIAAVPARAQGNERIPTDNWSYRAIERFETLGLCVLPEDRPFSRHEFAAIVGRIRVVAAGADLSARDRYQLDRLIREFGEGEELPDPRTRYDRAWYAEDRSVAVEGDLDVHPYVQQALYGDEVEAYIGSDPEFRVHLGARVTYDVRYRFLFGPESGDRARNQKPSRREKSFKGLTSLFDRSYVVAAWDQVQVLVGRDYIDWGPSADAGLVVPGERYSLDQMSTRIVFKMFRFDAFFGQLFPDPERYLVGHRLEGTFGRTVVGMSETVTYGGRGPDWMYVLPFASLYANQFNERTNADNILWCLDAKTSLFDHLTVYGSFLIDDLQYEREDGYPDKLAWEAGFRFVPARPLGLALSGSYRRADVYTYSHDDSLSVYVSGAGEIAGGDVLLGGVPGGDADAWRVAADVYPRANLRVSLAAFGGRLGEGNPIRAFELGVDDPDPPFPSGVVQKSLGFEVGARWELAGNSWLEAAYAHASSDNRDHVEGADESTDAFRVEIRWDFP, encoded by the coding sequence GTGCGCCCCGCGATCCGGGTGGTCATCGCGGTCGCGGTCGTCATGATCGCAGCCGTCCCGGCGCGCGCACAGGGCAACGAACGCATTCCCACCGACAACTGGAGCTATCGCGCCATCGAGCGTTTCGAGACGCTGGGCCTGTGCGTGCTCCCGGAGGACCGGCCGTTCTCGCGCCACGAGTTCGCCGCCATCGTGGGCCGCATCCGCGTGGTCGCGGCCGGCGCGGATCTCTCCGCGCGCGACCGTTACCAGCTCGACCGGTTGATACGCGAGTTCGGCGAAGGCGAGGAACTCCCCGACCCGCGCACCCGTTACGACCGCGCGTGGTACGCTGAGGATCGCAGCGTGGCGGTGGAGGGCGACCTCGACGTGCACCCCTACGTGCAGCAGGCGCTGTACGGCGACGAGGTGGAGGCGTACATCGGCTCGGACCCGGAGTTCCGCGTGCATCTGGGGGCGCGCGTCACCTACGACGTGCGCTACCGGTTTCTCTTCGGCCCCGAGAGCGGCGACCGCGCGCGCAACCAGAAGCCGTCGCGCCGCGAGAAGAGCTTCAAGGGGCTGACGTCGCTGTTCGACCGCTCCTACGTCGTCGCGGCATGGGATCAGGTTCAGGTGCTGGTGGGGCGCGACTACATCGATTGGGGGCCGTCCGCGGACGCCGGACTGGTGGTGCCGGGCGAGCGCTACTCCTTGGATCAGATGAGCACGCGCATCGTGTTCAAGATGTTCCGCTTCGATGCCTTCTTCGGCCAGCTGTTTCCGGATCCGGAGCGCTACCTGGTGGGGCACCGCCTGGAGGGGACCTTCGGCCGCACGGTGGTGGGCATGAGCGAGACGGTCACCTACGGCGGCCGCGGGCCGGACTGGATGTACGTGCTCCCGTTTGCGTCGCTTTACGCCAACCAGTTCAACGAGCGCACCAACGCCGACAATATTCTGTGGTGTCTGGACGCCAAGACCAGTTTGTTCGACCACCTGACGGTGTACGGCAGTTTCCTGATCGACGACCTGCAGTACGAGCGCGAGGACGGCTACCCCGACAAGCTCGCCTGGGAGGCGGGATTCCGCTTCGTGCCCGCGCGGCCGCTGGGGCTCGCGCTGAGCGGCAGTTACCGCCGCGCGGACGTGTACACCTACTCGCACGACGACTCGCTTTCGGTGTACGTGAGCGGTGCGGGCGAGATCGCCGGGGGCGACGTGCTGCTGGGTGGTGTGCCGGGGGGCGACGCCGACGCGTGGCGCGTCGCTGCCGACGTGTACCCGCGCGCCAACCTGCGCGTGAGTCTGGCCGCGTTCGGCGGCCGGCTGGGGGAGGGCAATCCGATCCGCGCGTTCGAACTGGGCGTGGACGATCCCGATCCGCCGTTCCCATCGGGTGTGGTGCAGAAGTCGCTCGGGTTCGAGGTGGGCGCGCGCTGGGAACTCGCCGGCAACAGCTGGCTCGAGGCGGCTTACGCGCACGCGTCGTCCGACAACCGTGACCACGTCGAGGGCGCCGACGAATCCACCGACGCGTTCCGGGTGGAGATTCGCTGGGACTTCCCGTAG
- a CDS encoding PQQ-dependent sugar dehydrogenase, translated as MRHLLQLLCLALILAPTAGLAGDYQLENAFPYLSFAFPTDIQSAPDGSNRVFVVEKGGVIKVFPKKFEVQPGEVTEFLNLVGKVRASGEAGALGLAFHPQYASNGTFFVFFVSDYPYRCTVARYQVSADPDVADESTETILLEAPKAGVWHNGGQIAFGPDGYLYVGLGEDQVGEYAQDLSDLRGSILRIDVDVPAAPPGGIATHYEIPADNPFAGNAQGYREEIFAYGFRNPWRFSVDPLSGELWVADVGEDTWEEINRVTPGRNYGWPYMEGPDCLDQGQCNAQGAALVAPFYAYDHSEGIAVIGGHRYWGPRLPELAGLYVFADYTGGVVWGLRFDGAGPPERFELVTGAPNLLTFGVGPTRELYVASIDGSIYQLARTVTAVGDRPHPAASRLLGNVPNPFNPATTIRFALAAAGRVEIDIFAAGGEHVRRVVAEDRAAGPNTAAWRGDTEHGTRAASGVYIVRLRVDGVAVDTQRMVLLK; from the coding sequence ATGCGCCACCTGCTGCAGCTGCTCTGCCTTGCCCTGATACTGGCTCCCACCGCGGGCCTCGCCGGGGACTATCAGCTCGAGAACGCATTCCCCTACCTCTCGTTCGCCTTCCCGACCGACATCCAGTCCGCCCCCGACGGCAGCAACCGGGTCTTCGTGGTCGAGAAGGGGGGCGTGATCAAGGTCTTCCCGAAGAAGTTCGAGGTGCAGCCGGGCGAGGTGACGGAGTTTCTCAATCTCGTCGGCAAGGTAAGGGCGTCGGGTGAAGCCGGTGCACTGGGGCTGGCGTTCCACCCCCAGTACGCGAGCAACGGCACGTTCTTCGTGTTCTTCGTCTCGGACTATCCGTACCGCTGCACCGTCGCGCGCTACCAGGTGAGCGCTGACCCCGACGTGGCGGACGAGTCCACCGAAACCATCCTCCTCGAGGCGCCCAAGGCGGGTGTGTGGCACAACGGCGGGCAGATTGCCTTCGGCCCCGACGGGTATCTCTACGTCGGCCTCGGAGAGGACCAGGTCGGCGAGTACGCCCAGGATCTGTCCGACCTGCGCGGATCGATTCTGCGCATCGACGTGGACGTGCCCGCGGCCCCGCCGGGCGGCATCGCCACCCACTACGAGATCCCCGCGGACAACCCGTTCGCCGGCAACGCGCAGGGCTACCGCGAGGAGATATTTGCGTACGGCTTCCGCAACCCGTGGCGTTTTTCGGTGGATCCGCTGAGCGGAGAGCTGTGGGTGGCGGACGTGGGCGAGGACACGTGGGAGGAGATCAACCGCGTGACCCCGGGCAGGAACTACGGGTGGCCGTACATGGAAGGCCCCGACTGCCTCGATCAGGGACAGTGCAACGCGCAGGGCGCCGCGCTCGTCGCGCCCTTCTACGCGTATGACCACAGTGAGGGCATCGCGGTGATCGGCGGCCACCGCTACTGGGGCCCGCGCCTGCCGGAACTCGCCGGCCTGTACGTGTTCGCCGACTACACCGGGGGCGTGGTGTGGGGGCTGCGCTTCGACGGCGCCGGACCGCCGGAACGTTTCGAGCTGGTCACGGGCGCGCCCAACCTGCTCACCTTCGGGGTGGGACCGACGCGGGAACTCTACGTGGCGTCCATCGACGGCTCCATCTACCAGCTCGCGCGAACCGTCACCGCCGTGGGCGACCGCCCCCATCCCGCCGCAAGCCGTCTGCTGGGCAACGTCCCCAACCCCTTCAACCCGGCCACCACCATCCGCTTCGCGCTCGCAGCCGCGGGCCGGGTGGAGATTGACATCTTCGCAGCCGGCGGCGAACACGTCCGCCGCGTGGTGGCAGAGGATCGCGCCGCGGGCCCGAACACGGCGGCGTGGCGCGGCGACACCGAGCACGGAACCCGGGCGGCGAGCGGCGTGTATATCGTTCGGCTCCGCGTCGATGGGGTGGCGGTGGACACGCAGCGCATGGTGCTGTTGAAGTAA
- a CDS encoding methylated-DNA--[protein]-cysteine S-methyltransferase gives MNQTMPNTREMERAVFARDASYDGVFVLAVRTTGIFCRPSCPARKPLPENIEYFASARDAIFAGYRACRRCRPMEAAGAAPEWIRGLIDRVEEDPGARISDDDIRAMRLDPARVRRYFMERHGMTFHAWCRGRRMIDALTEIREGAGIDDVVFEHGYESHSGFRDAFVKAFGTAPGRARASDAIAVTLATTPLGPMILGATPRAVCLAEYTTRRMLARQMKILSRRFDCAIVPGVTDVLRRASAELEEYFAGTRRRFEVALEAPGTPFQEAVWAALLRIPYGETRSYEDIAREIGSAAAVRAVGTANGMNRIGILIPCHRVVKKSGELGGYGGGRWRKQALLDLERGGPQTTTRES, from the coding sequence ATGAACCAGACCATGCCCAATACCCGGGAAATGGAGCGCGCGGTTTTCGCGCGCGATGCGTCTTATGACGGTGTCTTCGTGCTCGCGGTGCGCACCACGGGGATCTTCTGCCGGCCCTCGTGCCCGGCGCGCAAGCCGCTGCCCGAAAACATCGAGTACTTCGCGAGCGCCCGTGACGCCATCTTTGCGGGTTACCGCGCGTGCCGCCGCTGCCGGCCCATGGAAGCCGCGGGGGCGGCGCCCGAATGGATTCGCGGCCTCATCGACCGCGTGGAGGAAGACCCGGGTGCGCGCATCAGCGACGACGATATCCGCGCCATGCGGCTCGACCCGGCGCGCGTGCGGCGCTACTTCATGGAGCGCCACGGCATGACCTTCCACGCCTGGTGCCGCGGCCGGCGCATGATCGACGCCCTCACGGAGATCCGCGAGGGGGCGGGCATCGACGACGTCGTGTTCGAGCACGGCTACGAGTCGCACAGCGGCTTCCGTGACGCGTTTGTCAAGGCCTTCGGCACCGCGCCGGGGCGGGCGCGCGCGAGCGACGCCATTGCGGTCACCCTCGCCACCACGCCGCTGGGACCGATGATCCTCGGCGCGACGCCGCGCGCGGTGTGCCTGGCCGAGTACACCACGCGGCGCATGCTGGCCCGGCAGATGAAGATTCTCTCGCGGCGTTTCGACTGCGCCATCGTGCCCGGCGTCACCGACGTGCTGCGGCGCGCCAGCGCGGAGCTGGAAGAGTACTTTGCCGGCACGCGGCGCCGCTTCGAGGTGGCGCTGGAGGCGCCGGGTACGCCGTTCCAGGAGGCCGTGTGGGCGGCGCTGCTGCGCATCCCGTACGGAGAGACGCGCTCCTACGAAGATATCGCGCGCGAGATCGGCAGCGCCGCCGCGGTGCGCGCCGTGGGAACCGCCAACGGCATGAACCGCATCGGCATCCTCATTCCGTGCCATCGCGTCGTCAAGAAGAGCGGCGAGCTGGGTGGCTACGGCGGCGGGCGCTGGCGCAAGCAGGCGCTGCTCGACCTGGAGCGCGGTGGGCCGCAAACCACAACCCGGGAGTCATGA
- a CDS encoding tetratricopeptide repeat protein, with the protein MFDRFWSLEEESVLRADRSNKPSRIPLIGRRGAEPARDAGERFEAAQAAWEQGRRADATAVVRRLVAEPISPSLRQAVGQFLADAGELDTARDNFERLVGAQPASALAYYSLGRIYDRLGRVEDALRTHRRAIELEPENAECHYRMGVTLARAERYNEAEESYRRAIALDRGHARAYTNLGYLLDLRGDGDQAIRLFRRALQFNPMSAEAHFNLGALYGEHGSHDEAVREFRHALRLAPDSVEANYNLGIALYEQGDLDGALESFRRTIKLASSHIDAQFFVGMIFYRKGLYEKAVKMLQVALKSNPDHVGILYHIGMCYNHMNQPTRAIPPLKRVTELTPDDHRAFYALGMVYDRADMRDEARESYRAADARLHGSRSRVA; encoded by the coding sequence ATGTTCGACCGTTTTTGGTCCCTCGAGGAGGAATCTGTGCTGCGTGCCGACCGTTCCAACAAGCCCTCCCGCATTCCGTTGATCGGGCGCCGTGGCGCCGAGCCGGCCCGGGACGCGGGCGAGCGCTTCGAGGCGGCTCAGGCCGCCTGGGAGCAGGGACGCCGGGCGGACGCCACCGCGGTGGTGCGCCGGCTGGTGGCGGAGCCCATCTCCCCGTCATTGCGCCAGGCCGTGGGGCAGTTTCTTGCCGACGCGGGAGAGCTGGACACGGCCCGCGACAACTTCGAGCGGCTGGTGGGGGCGCAGCCCGCCAGCGCGCTTGCGTATTACTCGCTGGGGCGTATCTACGACCGGCTGGGCCGCGTGGAGGACGCGCTGCGCACGCACCGCCGGGCCATCGAGCTCGAGCCCGAGAACGCCGAGTGCCACTACCGCATGGGTGTCACGCTGGCGCGTGCCGAGCGCTACAACGAGGCGGAGGAGAGCTACCGGCGGGCGATCGCGCTGGATCGGGGGCACGCGCGGGCGTACACCAACCTGGGTTATCTGCTGGATCTTCGCGGCGACGGGGATCAGGCCATCCGGCTGTTCCGCCGCGCGCTGCAGTTCAATCCGATGAGTGCGGAGGCGCACTTCAACCTTGGCGCGCTCTACGGAGAACACGGCAGTCACGACGAGGCGGTGCGTGAGTTCCGGCACGCGCTGCGCCTGGCGCCGGACAGCGTGGAAGCCAACTACAACCTCGGTATCGCCCTGTACGAGCAGGGCGATCTGGACGGCGCGCTCGAGTCGTTCCGTCGTACCATCAAGCTCGCATCGAGCCACATCGATGCGCAGTTCTTCGTGGGCATGATCTTCTACCGCAAAGGTCTCTATGAGAAGGCGGTCAAGATGTTGCAGGTGGCGCTGAAGTCCAACCCGGACCACGTCGGCATCCTGTATCACATCGGGATGTGCTACAACCACATGAACCAGCCCACGCGCGCCATCCCGCCGCTCAAGCGCGTCACCGAACTCACGCCCGACGACCACCGCGCGTTCTACGCGCTGGGCATGGTGTACGATCGCGCCGACATGCGCGACGAGGCGCGGGAGAGCTACCGCGCCGCCGACGCCCGGTTGCACGGCAGTCGCAGCCGCGTCGCCTAG
- a CDS encoding geranylgeranylglycerol-phosphate geranylgeranyltransferase: MRRGFLALLEIIRPHNMLAAGLGVVAGYYVAAGTASARVMVVALVAALATGAGNVINDYYDFAIDRVNKPRRPLPSGRLSPRAARVWYAVLVVATTLLAAIALPQPLLVLALVWQLALFAYARVLKRTWIAGNVTVALVSASAFLAGAMAADWPGAAVIPMAIAFAFVMCREMIKGGEDLEGDRDAGVRTLAVVSGPERAARVAAGAMLLLAVLVPLPALAGLYGLRYFLAMEVLVAPVLILGALAVVRRPERRVFGRVSRALKLAMFAGILAIALGV, encoded by the coding sequence ATGCGTCGCGGCTTCCTCGCACTCCTGGAGATCATCCGACCGCACAACATGCTCGCCGCCGGCCTCGGTGTGGTGGCGGGGTACTACGTCGCGGCGGGGACCGCATCCGCGCGCGTGATGGTGGTCGCGCTGGTGGCGGCACTGGCCACCGGCGCCGGCAATGTGATCAACGACTACTACGACTTCGCCATCGACCGGGTGAACAAGCCGCGGCGTCCGCTGCCGTCGGGGCGCCTGTCGCCGCGCGCGGCGCGGGTGTGGTACGCGGTGCTCGTCGTCGCCACCACGCTGCTCGCGGCAATCGCACTGCCGCAACCGTTGCTGGTGCTGGCCCTGGTGTGGCAGCTGGCGCTGTTCGCGTACGCGCGCGTGCTCAAGCGCACCTGGATTGCCGGCAACGTGACCGTGGCGCTGGTCTCGGCGAGCGCGTTTCTGGCCGGCGCCATGGCGGCGGACTGGCCGGGCGCGGCCGTGATCCCGATGGCGATCGCGTTTGCGTTCGTGATGTGCCGGGAGATGATCAAGGGGGGTGAGGACCTGGAAGGGGATCGCGACGCGGGTGTGCGCACCCTCGCGGTGGTCTCCGGTCCGGAGCGGGCCGCGCGGGTCGCGGCCGGGGCCATGCTGCTCTTGGCCGTGCTGGTGCCGCTGCCGGCGCTGGCGGGGCTGTACGGACTCCGCTATTTCCTGGCCATGGAGGTGCTGGTGGCGCCGGTGCTCATACTGGGCGCGCTCGCGGTGGTGCGCCGGCCGGAGCGCCGTGTGTTCGGCCGCGTCAGCCGTGCGCTCAAACTCGCCATGTTCGCCGGGATTCTCGCCATCGCGCTGGGCGTCTGA
- a CDS encoding DUF4136 domain-containing protein has translation MRSFMRVRSLAPIMAVVLVCGAAALLASCYPGDSLTVSEADVVVTTFDNAVDFADLTNYALVDSVYHLVGDGKDEISRAYDAQMLAQVRSNMDGLGFTEVADTNAADVILVMAVTTTEYRGYYSYGCYYYCGWYYPPYWGSYTYTIGTILINMARRDPGASRVPVAWLAALNGYSDKNSNGQRIKSGINQAFAQSKYLGAGK, from the coding sequence ATGCGTTCTTTCATGCGGGTGCGTTCTCTCGCGCCCATTATGGCGGTGGTGCTGGTGTGCGGGGCCGCGGCGCTGCTTGCCTCGTGTTATCCGGGCGACAGCCTGACGGTGTCCGAGGCAGACGTCGTTGTCACGACATTCGACAACGCCGTCGATTTTGCGGACCTCACGAATTACGCCCTGGTGGATTCTGTCTATCACCTCGTGGGTGACGGCAAGGATGAAATCTCACGCGCCTACGACGCGCAGATGCTCGCGCAGGTCAGGAGCAACATGGATGGCCTGGGCTTCACCGAGGTGGCGGATACCAACGCCGCCGATGTGATCCTGGTGATGGCGGTGACCACCACCGAATACCGGGGCTACTATTCGTACGGGTGCTACTACTACTGCGGCTGGTACTACCCGCCCTACTGGGGATCGTACACATACACGATCGGCACCATCCTCATCAACATGGCGCGGCGCGATCCAGGCGCCAGCAGGGTACCGGTGGCGTGGCTGGCCGCGCTCAACGGCTACTCGGACAAGAACAGCAACGGGCAGCGCATCAAGAGCGGGATCAACCAGGCGTTCGCGCAGTCCAAATACCTCGGGGCGGGCAAGTGA